ACAGTTGAATCTGCGCACCCTATCGAACCCGCCGTTATCGCGAATGTGCTCAGTGGCACCAAGTACGGCTTGGGCGAATTGCAAGCGCCCACAGCCGATGCCGAATTCAGCTTGCGCACCTACTACCCGCTTGCACTGGTGATCGGCTTCATCACACTCGTGGCGTCGATCACTTCATTCCGCGAAGGCGCTTTCGATGGTATGGGCTTCATGGCGCGCTTCATGGCGGGCTTCTTCCTGGCCTTCTCGTTCTTCAAGCTGCTCGATCTGCGCGGCTTCGCTGAGAGTTACGCGGGCTACGACCTCTTGGCCATGCGCTGGAAGGCCTATGGCTTCATCTCTCCCTTCATCGACCTGGCCTTGGGCAGCGCCTACCTTGTGGCGCCGCATGCCGATGCCGTGAGCATGGCCACCATCATTGTCATGGGCTTCAGCCTGCTGGGCGTGCTGCGCGCGGTGCTGAACAAGCAGCGCATTCGTTGCGCATGCCTGGGCACGGTGTTCAACCTGCCCATGAGCACGGTGACGATCGCCGAGGACGCGTTGATGATCGCGATGGCCACGGTTATGCTCGCGTAGCGCTTCGCCTATCAGCCTTCGACCTCAGCAACGGATTTGGTGCGGGCCTTCCTGCTTTCAACAACTGCAGGCTTCGGCATGCCATCGCTCCAACGCGCTCGGGGTTTGGTTCCCAGTTCGCGCCAGCCGAATACCAGCAGCAGCGTAGCGGCACTGACGAAGTTCGCCACAACGAAGCCCGTTACATAGGTGGCGTCGCCAGCATGCCAATCGGGCAGTACGGGAATGATGAAGAAGGCGCAGTTGCTCACGATCTGCATGATCAGCAGCACGGTGCCGCTGTGCGTCATGTTGTAGGTCCAGCCGAGAAGGATGGTAAGGCAAACCATGCTCAGCAGGAACACTGGCCACGGGTAGCCATCGGGCACCCCTTCGCCCACGAGCAGCATAGGGAGGTACCACAAGCCCCAGCCGATGCCAACGAGCAGGCATGATCGGAAGGCGCTGAAGCGCTCCTGCATGCGGGTAACGCAATACTTCATCCACGCTGTTTCCTCCACGAAGGCGATGCCGACGATGAAGGGCATATTGTATAGCAGCTTCTCGAGCATGCTTGCCAAGCCCATGGGGCCATCGCCGGCAGCCCACCCCGGCCAGCCCTTGATGCCCAAGAGCCAAATGACAATGATGCCAGTATAGGTGAACAGGAACTTCCAGCCGAAGGCCAAGGCGTACCACTGCGGCCCAACACGCCAGTTGAGGAAAGCGCCAAAGAGGTTGCGCAGTCCCGCCTTGCCCTCGAACCATGCCGTGAGCAGCATGGCGAAGGCCAAGGGGCCGAATGCGCGCAGGCGGAAGACCATGTGCGCCGTTTCATCGTCGTGGATGCGCGCACCATCGGGCAGATGCCATTTCACGAAGCCCACCACGGCGAATTGATAGCCTAATGTGAGCGCCCTGAAGGTGAGCACGGGGTACTGGGAGAGTTTGCTTTCATGCGTGGTTGGCGAAACTAGATGGGCATGGCAGCCCGGATCGTTATTCCATCATCACGGGTTTCACATCACGGTGTTCACTTTGAGGTGGCGCTTCTACGAAACTCATCGAATTGGGTTTGGAATCCTGCTCGGCAGTGCGTCACTTCGTGGCCTCAAACCCAAACCACGATGATGAATCTCTTTACCCTTCGGGCACTCGGATGCGGCTTGGCCGTGGCCGGTGCTCTCGGCCTTGCGGCACAGTCGCGCATGGATGCGCGGTCCAATGCCGGGTCGGCCGAGTGTCGCCGGTGCCACCCTGCGCCGTGCCCCGCAAGCGCAGCTGAAGCACAATAACAGCAATGGCGTTGTTTCGCGTGGCGGCGGCTATTGCGCGGCGAGCGCCTCAGGCTCCATCGATTTTGATCTCGATGAGCGCATCGTGAACGTCACGTTCTCCAACATCAACAACTCTACGGCCAATGTGGCTCCCACCGCACCGGCCTATACGCTTTACCCCACGCCTGCGGGCAATGTGACCACGGGCATGACTTACGCGTTGAGCGTGAACGTGAATACCACCACCCTCACCACCGGATTCAGCGAGAGCCAGGTGCTGGCTTGGATCGATTACAACCAGGATTTCGATTTCAGCGATGCCGGCGAGCAAGTGCTGGTCTCGCCCACTGGTGCGCTCGATATCTACACGGGCAACATCACCATCCCGGTTACGGCTGCGGTTGGCACCACGCGCATGCGCATCCGTTTGCACGACACGCACGATGGCACGGATTACATCAACGTGTTCAACAATACCCCTTGTGGTGACGCCAGCTACGGCGAGATCGAGGACTACGTGCTGAACATCTCCTCAGGCGGCGGAAGCGCACCGGTGAACGACAACTGCGCCAGCGCCACCTCCATCGGCGTGAACGCTACCTGTATCGCCACGAACGGTACCACGCGGAACGCCACTCAATCCCAGGCGCCCGCCACCTGCGGCACCTTCCTGGCCACTGCGGCGAACGACGTTGGTACAGCTTCGTGGCAACGGACGCGAGCACCACGATCTCGGTGACTGGTGCTGGTGATGCCACCACCGGCATGGACCCTATCCTGGAGGCCTTCAGCGGCACTTGCGGTGCCCGACCTCATTGGGTTGCGTGGACGCCACCCTGCGCGGCGCCACGGAGACCTTGACCATCGCGACCACGCCGGGCAACACTTACCGCTACCGGGTGTATTACTGGACCTATGCAGCCGCTCAGACCGTATTCGGTTTCACCACCTGCGTGACCTCCGGCGGCGGGGGCAGCACACCGCCGAACGACGACTGCACGGGCGCCGTAGCAGCGAACATCGCTGTGCCTGGCACCAACACCTTCAGCAGAGACAACACCGGAGCTACGGAGGACGGAACCACGGGATTCGTTATCGTATGGGAGGCGTTCACCATCGCGACCTGCGCCAATGTGGACATCAACTATTGCGTGCCCGGCTCAGAGTTCGACGATTTCCTCATCAACCTGTCCGTGGGCTGTCCTGACTTCATCACAGGAATCCTCGCAGGAACCGTTTCAGTTGACAACTGCACGCTGAGCTTCGCTGAATTGGCCGCCGGCACCTACTACATCCCGGTGCTCGTGGATCCGGTGAATACGCCAGTGGGCGCCTACAGCATCCAAGTGATCACAACGGCTTGCGGGGGTGGTGGAACGCCGCCCAATGACCTCTGCACGGCTGTGACCCCCGTGGGCCTCAGTGTGCCCGGCAGCGTTGATTTCAGCGGAGATAACACCGGAGCCACCGATACTGAAGAACTCGGCTTCGGCAGCGTATGGCACTCCTTCACGACCACGGGAATGCGCCAATATCACGTTGTCATACTGCGCTACCACGCCAGCCTTCGAGAATTCGTTCCTCAACCTCTTCATCGGCTGCCCATTCACGGATTTCGTGCAGGCTGCCTCTTTTGAGACCACGGCTGCGGCAACGACAACGTGACCATCCAATACACGAACGTGCCGGCCGGCACGTACTACTACCCCGTGCTCACCG
The sequence above is drawn from the Flavobacteriales bacterium genome and encodes:
- a CDS encoding cation transporter; protein product: MKRDFLITGMTCAGCAAKVQSKLAAIPGALSVSVDLESAVATVESAHPIEPAVIANVLSGTKYGLGELQAPTADAEFSLRTYYPLALVIGFITLVASITSFREGAFDGMGFMARFMAGFFLAFSFFKLLDLRGFAESYAGYDLLAMRWKAYGFISPFIDLALGSAYLVAPHADAVSMATIIVMGFSLLGVLRAVLNKQRIRCACLGTVFNLPMSTVTIAEDALMIAMATVMLA